In the Moraxella osloensis genome, AAAAAACAAAAGGCAAGCGTTTGAAGAAGTTAACATGTATGATGTGACCACAGAGGAACGTCAGGCATTGGCGCAAAAAACCAATAATTACCGCACAGTACCGCAAATTTTTATTGGCGATAATTTTATTGGTGGTTATGACCAACTTGCCAGCCTTGAGCGTCAAGGCAAACTTGATGGTCTATTAGCGGATTAACCCGTTAACTTATTAAAACTTTACTCAATAAAATACACCCTTTATAAATACAGTTGATAGTTTTTAGACTATTTTTTAGAAAAAGTTAAAGCTGTCATATTGTTATCATCCACGTAAAAACAGTTAACTGAGGACACTACCATGGCAGACGAACAAAACTTACCACAACTGGCGCTAGAGCGTATCTATGTTAAAGATATGTCATTAGAAGTACCGGGTGCAGAGGTATTTACCCGTGAATGGCAACC is a window encoding:
- the grxC gene encoding glutaredoxin 3 gives rise to the protein MAMVKIYTTPTCPYCMQAKMLLKNKRQAFEEVNMYDVTTEERQALAQKTNNYRTVPQIFIGDNFIGGYDQLASLERQGKLDGLLAD